The sequence CAGCCTGGCAAATGCACATCTGCCGCTGGATGCACGCACGCTGCCAGTCCATGCGCGCGGCTTGCGCAACAGCATGGCGCTGGCCCTTGCGCCCAATGGCGTCCTGATTGCCGCCACCAATTCCCGCGACAACATCACCGTAGCCGACCCCAAGCTGTCGGACGCCGAACTGCCGCACGATACCCTCAGCTGGCTCAGTGCCGGCGCCGATTACGGTTGGCCGTATTGCTTCGACAAGCTCAGGACCAGTCCCGAATATCCGGGCTACGATTGCCGTAGCAAGACTGCACCCAGCCGCCTGTTGCCGCCGCATGCGGCGCCGCTGGGCATGCTGATCTACGGCGGCAAAAGCCTGCCGGCGCTAAGCGGCCAGCTGATCATCGGCTATCACGGCTATCGCGCCGACGGCCACCGGCTGGTGAGCCTGGCCCTGGACGGCGCCGGCCAGCCGCTGGGCGAGCCGCGCGATCTGGTGGCGGGCTGGAACTACCGGCACGGCGGGTACCCGATGGGCGCGCCGGTGGCGCTGGCGACGCTAGACGACGGCAGCCTGGTGATTACCGAAGACCGGAATGGGACTTTGCTGCGCCTGGCTCCCGATTGAAGGCGGATTGCTGCGCCTCAGGGCCTTTCTTGCGCGGCTGACTGATAGCCGCGGTTTTCGCAGCAGCAAGATCGTGCTGGCTATAGCCGAAAGCAGGGCTGACCTGGGAATTGTCGGCTCGTGATTTTTCGGCATTGACACCCCCATGCCAGTTTGCTCGCGCAGCAACTGATGGGCGGCGGCCTGCCACCAGTGAAAGAAGCGTCGTAATAAGAAGTCTTGTAATAAGAAGTCTCGTACTACAAGGCCGTCTTTATCCTTGGCCCCGGCCCAGCATGGCTTTCAGGCGCTGAATCGTGCGCCAAGAGCGGCTTTGCTGAAAAGCCGCGAGCCGGGCTTCGGCCAGATCGGCGCGTTGCTTTTCCTGCAGCAGCGCCTGCTCGAACTCGGCGACCGGATGGCTGATGCTATGCCCATAGCAAAGCTGGAAGTCATCCAGGGTGCCGGGTGGGAGATCGAAAGCACCCAGCAGGTTCATGTGTTCTTCCGCCAGGTAGAAGGTGTTCAAGCCATCAAACAGCACCGAACGGTAAGCTGCGCCGGTGACAATCTTTTCCCACGTCTGATTCCTGTCCCAAGGCGTCTCGATCAGGATGATCCACGGCCGCCATTTGCTGAAGTCCATGCCGCGCAAGACCGACTCTTCATGACCTTCAACGTCTATTTTCAAGAAGTGTATCGGGCCGCGCACGTGTTCTTCGCAAATCGAGGACAGGGTGCGCGCGTTGACGGTCTGGGTTTGCAATGGCATGCCGGAATCCGTGTAGCGCTTGGCTGTATCGGCGTCGGCAGTCGAGAGGCCGCTGCCGGCAACAGCGTAAAAGCTGTGGCTTTCATTGGCATCGCCGGCGATGCATTGCAGGTTGACGTCAGCCGGTCTCGCTTGACACAGCTGGTCGTAGAATTCCTGGACTGGCTCGACGTTGATGCCTGTCCATCCGCGCTCGTAAAATGCGCGTGTCACCGAATCCACTGAGGGATGATTGGCGCCGACGTCGATATAAAAGCCGTTCTCGAAATATTTGAGCGCGCGCCACAAGCGGATGTCTTCAAAATTCTGCGCATAAGAAATGAAGGTCACGGTCGCTTCCTGTCAGTCGATTTGGTTTGCCTGGCGCTCACGGGTTGGCGCGGTTGACGGCAAGTCTATCGTACATTTTAAGGTCAGCGAGCGCTACACAGCGATTTGACTGGCCTTAGTCAAAAACAATCACCTGCCGCACCGCCTCGCCGCTATGCAGCCGGTCAAAGCCTTCATTGATGTCTTCCAGCCGCAGGCGGTGCGACAGCAGCAGGTTGACCGGCAGCCGTCCGCCGCGATACAGGCCGATGTAGCGCGCCAGGTCGCGTAGCGGCACGCAGCTGCCGATATAGCTGCCCTTGACGGTGCGTTCTTCCGCCACCAGGTTGACCATCGGCAGGCCGAACTGGGCAGCGGCCGGCGGCAGGCCTGCAGTGGTGGTGGTGCCGCCGCGGCGGGTGATGCGGTAGGCGGTTTCGAAGGCGCGCACCGAACCGGCAAATTCAAATACGTGGTCGGCGCCGCCGCCGGTGGCTTCCCTGACCGCTTCGACGCAGTCCGGGGCGCCACCGTCAAAGGCCATGGTGGCGCCCAGCCGGGTGGCCAGCTGGCGTTTATCCGCGGCCAGGTCGATGGCGATCACTTCACGCGCGCCGGCTGCCAGCGCGCCCAGCAACGCTGCCAGTCCGACGCCGCCGAGGCCGACCACAGCCACCGACTGGC comes from Collimonas pratensis and encodes:
- a CDS encoding FkbM family methyltransferase, which translates into the protein MTFISYAQNFEDIRLWRALKYFENGFYIDVGANHPSVDSVTRAFYERGWTGINVEPVQEFYDQLCQARPADVNLQCIAGDANESHSFYAVAGSGLSTADADTAKRYTDSGMPLQTQTVNARTLSSICEEHVRGPIHFLKIDVEGHEESVLRGMDFSKWRPWIILIETPWDRNQTWEKIVTGAAYRSVLFDGLNTFYLAEEHMNLLGAFDLPPGTLDDFQLCYGHSISHPVAEFEQALLQEKQRADLAEARLAAFQQSRSWRTIQRLKAMLGRGQG